The Haloterrigena turkmenica DSM 5511 genome includes the window GGCCGGCGAACACGGCCGCGACCGCGTAGCTCCCGTCCAGCCGATCGATCGCTCGACGGAACGCGGTCTCGGGACTGTCGTTCTGATCGAGCGCCGCTTCGATCAAGTGGGGAATGACTTCCGTGTCGGTCTCGCTATCGAACTCGTGTCCGTTGGCCTCGAGCGCCTCGCGTATCTCGTGGTAGTTCTCGATGATTCCGTTGTGAACGACGGCGACGCGCTGGTCGCAGTCGGTGTGCGGATGTGCGTTCGCGTCCGAGGGCGGCCCGTGCGTGCTCCAGCGGGTATGACCGATCCCCGTTCGCCCCTCGAGTTCTTCTGTCTGAAGTGCGGTCTCGAGTTCCGACAGTTCGCCTTCCCGCTTGTACACCGTCAGCGGATCGTTCGCGATCGCGATGCCGGCGGAGTCGTATCCGCGGTACTCGAGGCTCGAGAGCGCGTTCAACAACACCTCGGAGACGTCACCGTTCGTCCCCATCCCGGTATGACCGATGATACCGCACATCAGGACCGAACCTCCGTTTCCTCGTCGACGATCCCGCGAACCGTCGCACCCGCTTGAATCTCCACGTTCGGGCCCACCAGCGTGCCGGGATCGTAAGTGACGCTACCGCGATCGCGGACGCGATCCGCCAGTAGCGCGCCGAAATCTTCGTCTTCGAAGATGCGGTCTTGGACGCGAACGTCGCTCGGCCCGCCCGGGACGGTCGAGCCCGGACCGATCGCGACGCCGGTACCGGTCACGCACTCGACGACCGTCGCGTTGGCTCCGATACGCGTGTCGGTATCGACGACGCTGTGTTCGACGACCGCGTTCGAACCGATCGTCACGTTTTCGCCCAGACAGACGTACGGACCGACGACGGAGCCCGGTTTGATCACGCAGTCTCGGTCGACGACGACGGGGTCTCGAATCTCGGCGGAGTCGTGAACCGTCGCTTCCTCGTGAACGTTCGCCCCGGAGTCGCCGTCGACGACTCCGGTATCGAACAACTCGACGGAGACGTCGAGAAGGTCCCACGGGTACGTCGCGTCGACCCAGGTTCCCTCGGAGACGGCGCCGCGAACGACGTCCCCGCGCTCGATGAGTTCCGACAGTCCGTCGACGAGGAGGTGTTCGCCGGCCCGCGGCTCGGCGGCTCGAACGGCGTCGAACGCGGCCGAATCGAGGACGTAGATGCCGACGTTGAGGAGGTAATCGCGCCCGTCGGACGGGTCCTCCACGATCGTCGTTATTCGCCCGTCTTCCACGAGGACGCCGCCGTACCCCTCGATACTCGACGCGTACAACAGCCCGACCGTCGCAGCGGCGTCGGAATTGTGGGCCTCGAGGACGTCTCGAACGATTCGACTGTCAGCGATCTGATCGCCGTTGACGACGAGGCACGTCCCGTCAGCGGCGGCTTCGGCCGCGAGCACGGCGTGACCGGTGCCGAGCTGTTTCCCCTGATCGACGTACGTGAGGGAGGCGTTGCGATACGAGGAACCGAAGTAGGACTGGACGCGGTCGCGTCGATACCCGACGACGACGACGATATCGGATATTCCGACGTCGATGAGCTGATCGAAGACGTGCTCGAGAATCGGTTTCGTGGCGGCGGGAAGCATCGGCTTCGGACGGTTTCGGGTGAGCGGCCGCAAGCGGCTGCCTTCCCCTGCCGCTAGCACGATCGCAGTGTAGTCCGAGGGGTGCGTTTTCGATGATTGCGACCTCGAGTCGCATGCCGCTGATCCAGCGCGTGTCATACCAGCGCTCGACGGTGCAGGTTCACTTTTGAATAGCCGATAGTATCATTCGTCAATCCTCAATAGCCTGTGAACACTTAGAATGCGGTTACAATAATCGCGGAAATAGCGTCTCGCGCGCACACAGATAAGTAGCGATCTCGGCGTCGGGATCATCGGGTAACACGGCTGTGGTGTCCGCATTTCTCTCAGCGCAGTCGACGATTCATCGCTGCTGACGGTAGTTTTAACTGGTGTTTGTACACGGAATATCCCTTTCAGCAGCGTTCATATGTTTCGTCTCTAAAATGCACAATGGCCTAGATGTCGGCAGATCGAATAGATGGCAGATCACTGATCGGTAGGTGGAAATAACAGGTTAGCCACAGCCCATCACGAATTACTACTCCGAGTGGGGAACAGAACCGCCAGTGAGGCGATACCAAACAATCGTCGCCACACGTGCGCGCGATCCCGTGGTCGAACATCACTCGATTTCGATGGTCCACTCGTCGGCAGCGTCTACGGTAACGTACCCGACGCCGTCGGTGTGAATCGCGGTTACACCGGCGAATGCCCCGATGGCGTCGAACACCAGCTCCTGCCCGTTCCAGACGAAGTCGTTGTTCTCCGCGTCTTGCGGGACGACGGCGATGCGGAACGGCGATTCGGCGTCGTAGACCGCTCCGACGGTCGCGTCGCCGTCTAACAGGACCGGGCCGATCCAGTCCGTCCCGGAACCGGAGATCGAGACGGGTGGTTCCTCCGCCTCGGTCTCGGATACGCGCGGTTGCCGGACGATCAGTTCCCACGGTCCATCAGCGTCGACGTAAAGCACGTACGCTCCGTCTTCGAGAAAGGCGCCGGTCGATCCGTCGAACCCGCCGATATGACTAAGAAGACGGTACTCCTGTTCGTGTTCGTTCGGAACGGCCCGCACGTCGAACGTCGATGTCCCCTCGTGAACGCCCTCGATCACCGTCGGACCGCCCTCGATTTCGAATTCCTCGGTGACCGTCACTCCGTCGCCACTGAATTCGATCGGATCCGGTTCTTCGCGATCGTCGTCGGTATCGTCCTGAAGTGCGGCAGTGACGGGAGTCGTTCCGAGCGACGTCCCGAGAACGACTCCGCCACTGAGTAACAGTCTTCGGCGTCGCATAGTGGTGGTTCTGAGAATACAGTATTTAGTTCGCTAGGATCGCCGGGACGAAGCAACCAGACACAAACCGGCCTCACTCCCGTTTACTCCCCGTATCAACGTCCAAATGATTACCTGCGCCGCGACCTCGTGACT containing:
- a CDS encoding sugar phosphate nucleotidyltransferase; translation: MTRAGSAACDSRSQSSKTHPSDYTAIVLAAGEGSRLRPLTRNRPKPMLPAATKPILEHVFDQLIDVGISDIVVVVGYRRDRVQSYFGSSYRNASLTYVDQGKQLGTGHAVLAAEAAADGTCLVVNGDQIADSRIVRDVLEAHNSDAAATVGLLYASSIEGYGGVLVEDGRITTIVEDPSDGRDYLLNVGIYVLDSAAFDAVRAAEPRAGEHLLVDGLSELIERGDVVRGAVSEGTWVDATYPWDLLDVSVELFDTGVVDGDSGANVHEEATVHDSAEIRDPVVVDRDCVIKPGSVVGPYVCLGENVTIGSNAVVEHSVVDTDTRIGANATVVECVTGTGVAIGPGSTVPGGPSDVRVQDRIFEDEDFGALLADRVRDRGSVTYDPGTLVGPNVEIQAGATVRGIVDEETEVRS